Sequence from the Sphingobacteriaceae bacterium GW460-11-11-14-LB5 genome:
TTCTGATTGCAAATCCAGACCAACGTTTTGCCAACATATTGCCTGGCACCGATTTAAATTAATCGTTTTAGATGTTGCTTTACAGATGATTAACTAATTGTGTAGTGCTTCAATCACTGTCAGATTCGTCGTTAAATCCGTCATATATTATCAAATTGTAGCAGGATTTTAACCTTATTTAAGTTTTATTGGTTTATTTGAGTTAATATTTATACATTCAATTCATAATCAAACTCAGCTAACTCAACCAAAACTATGAAAGTATTACCATTTACCATGCTTGTTCCTGATGATAAGAGTGTGATATCGGAACATATTGAACTTCCATATTTTTACCAATATCTGCACCGACATGATGAATGGCAGATTACTTACATAGAAAAAGGAGAGGGAACGTTAATTGCAGGGAATGATATGCATGCCTTCCGACCAGGCGATATTTTTGTAATTGGGGCAAAACTCCCACATCTTTTTAAAAGCAACCCTGAATATTTTGCTGCTGACAGCCATAAAACGATCAAAGCATGTTCTATTTACTTTAATCCTAATGGTATTTTAGCTGCTTTGTTCAATCTTCCCGAAATGAAGATGGCCAGCGGTTTTTTAGCTAAACACAAACATGGTTTCAAAATTCCTGCTGCTTTTACTAAAAACATGGCGACCAAAATGTTCAATGTTCACCAGGCATCAGGCGTTGATGTGTTGTTTAACTTTCTGAAATTGGTTAACAGCCTTCAGGATTTAAATGAAAATGTAGAATCGTTGTGCTCAGATATGTATTCTTCGAACGTAACCGAAAATGAAGGTATGCGGTTGAGTAAGATCATTAACTTCATCACCGAAAATTACAATAATCAAATTTCCTTAGAGGATGTGGCCAATGCGGCGTTTATGACTCCTCAAGCCTTCTGCAGGTATTTTAAGAAACATACAGGACATACTTTCGTATCGTTTTTAAATGAAGTGAGAATTAACGATGCCTGCAAAAGCCTTATTTCGGGAGAAAAAGCCGATTGCATTTCAGGCGTAGCCTATAAAGCTGGTTTCAATAGCATTACCAATTTTAACCGGGTATTTAAAAGTATTATTGGTCAATCGCCAAGAGCATATATCGATACTTATAACAGTGTAAGCAGGGTAAGCTACGTAGGCGCCTAAGCAAAAACATTCTTAATTTATAAAAAAAAACTAGCCATTTTTTCAAATGGAGGCAAATGCTATTTGCCTGATTTAACCAAACCCAAATGCAAAACAAATTGACGTTTTTTGCCCTTTTGTTAATGGTAAACCTGTTACCAGGCACTTTTGTATTCGCTCAAACCGCTAATGAAAGTTTGTACGAACAGACCAGCGAAATGGGCACGCTGATTATAGGCTACCAAAGGGATGTAGATGCGATTAATGATTTCTACTATCCTTATTCATCAGGAGGTACTTATGCCTATCCGATGGCTACTTTTAAAAGTCCGGAGCAAAGAAAACGCCTGCAGGATATCAACAACGATTATTTAAGCAAGTTAAAATCAGCCAAATTTGAAGGATTTAGCATTTACGGCAAAGTAGATTATATCCTCCTTAAAAAACAGATCGAATCTTCTGTCTGGCTGCTCGGCAAAGAAGAAACAGATTACAATGCCCTGTCGAAGTATTTTACCTTTGCCGATCCTATTTATGCGCTCGAAAAATTAAGAAGAAGAGGTACCTATAAAGAAGGATCGCTAATGGCTGCCCAGATGGACGACATTGCGAAGCAGATTGATGTGCTAAATCTGAATTTTAAGCAGGGAATACTTAAACCCGATCAGCTTAAAATGGCAACAGCCATAACCTTGAGTTTAAAACACCGTTTAAAGGGTTTTTACCAGTTTTATATGGATTATGAACCTGGTTTTACCTGGTGGGCACCTAAACCTTACGAAAAGTTAGACCTCGCCTTAACCCAGTACGCTAAACTTTTTAACGATAAAGAAGCGCCTACTCCGGCTTCAAAATCAAATAAACCAGAAATTAAGGGAAATCCAATTGGGAGGGAAGAGCTGATCAGGCAATTAAATGCAGAGCTTATTCCTTATACACCAGAGGAACTCATCAAGCTTGCCGAAAAAGAATTTAAGTTTTGCGATGAAGAGCTTTTGAAAGCATCAGCTGCAATGGGTTTCGGAAATGACTGGAAAAAAGCGCAGGAAAAAATCAAGAATAGTTACGTGCCATTAGGTAAACAACCAGAGTTAATTGTAAAACTACAGGATGATGCCTTAAACTTTATCAAAGCCAACGACCTGATCAGCATTCCCGCATTGGCGGAAGAAACCTGGGGTATGGTGATGATGTCGGCCGAACGCCAGTTGGTGAATCCATTTTTTACCGGTGGGCGCGAAATCAGTATTTCCTACCCAACAAATTCGATGGAGGAAGATGATAAGTTAATGAGTATGCGTGGTAATAATCCCTATTTCTCAAGGGGAACGGTACAGCACGAACTTTTGCCGGGTCATCACTATCAATATTTTATCAATAATCGTTATAAAAGCTATCGCGATCCGTTTAAAACGCCTTTTAGTGTAGAAGGCTGGCCATTATACTGGGAACTTTTATTGTATGATAAAGGTTTCGCCAAAACGCCCGAAGAAAAAATGGGAATGCTTTTCTGGCGCATGCACCGTTGTGCCAGGATTCTTTTTTCACTGAACTTTCATCTTGGCAAATGGACGCCTCAGCAGTGTGTCGATTTCCTGGTTGATCGTGTAGGGCACGAACGCGCCAATGCAGAAGGTGA
This genomic interval carries:
- a CDS encoding AraC family transcriptional regulator, encoding MKVLPFTMLVPDDKSVISEHIELPYFYQYLHRHDEWQITYIEKGEGTLIAGNDMHAFRPGDIFVIGAKLPHLFKSNPEYFAADSHKTIKACSIYFNPNGILAALFNLPEMKMASGFLAKHKHGFKIPAAFTKNMATKMFNVHQASGVDVLFNFLKLVNSLQDLNENVESLCSDMYSSNVTENEGMRLSKIINFITENYNNQISLEDVANAAFMTPQAFCRYFKKHTGHTFVSFLNEVRINDACKSLISGEKADCISGVAYKAGFNSITNFNRVFKSIIGQSPRAYIDTYNSVSRVSYVGA
- a CDS encoding DUF885 domain-containing protein, with the translated sequence MQNKLTFFALLLMVNLLPGTFVFAQTANESLYEQTSEMGTLIIGYQRDVDAINDFYYPYSSGGTYAYPMATFKSPEQRKRLQDINNDYLSKLKSAKFEGFSIYGKVDYILLKKQIESSVWLLGKEETDYNALSKYFTFADPIYALEKLRRRGTYKEGSLMAAQMDDIAKQIDVLNLNFKQGILKPDQLKMATAITLSLKHRLKGFYQFYMDYEPGFTWWAPKPYEKLDLALTQYAKLFNDKEAPTPASKSNKPEIKGNPIGREELIRQLNAELIPYTPEELIKLAEKEFKFCDEELLKASAAMGFGNDWKKAQEKIKNSYVPLGKQPELIVKLQDDALNFIKANDLISIPALAEETWGMVMMSAERQLVNPFFTGGREISISYPTNSMEEDDKLMSMRGNNPYFSRGTVQHELLPGHHYQYFINNRYKSYRDPFKTPFSVEGWPLYWELLLYDKGFAKTPEEKMGMLFWRMHRCARILFSLNFHLGKWTPQQCVDFLVDRVGHERANAEGEVRRSFKGDYSPLYQVAYLTGGLQLFALKKELVDRGKMSFKAFHNAVIKENLIPVEMIRATLTNQPLTRDFTTSWHFYDQLK